The DNA region GTGCAGGAGGAGCCGGTGGAGGAGGCATCGAAGCCACTGCAGGCCCCGGCCCCTGGCACTGTGCCTGTGCCACCGAATGTGACACATACTGCTGTGCCAAATCAATTGCAGCCTGCGGAAGCCCACCACCACTAATCCCAGCAAAAATCAGAGGAATCATATGCGGCGGCACTCCAGCCTGCAAAGCATCACGCAGCATACTATGCTCAACCACGCGCTGTTCCAACCTCAGCGTCTCCTGTCGCgccttttcctcctcctgTTTCCTCCGATCTTCCTCTGCTCTTGCCTGAAGCCATAAATGCATCGATGGGTCTTTGTCCCCGCAGTGCCATTGCGACGAcggcgggggaggagggagttGTGGCGGCGTATGTGCAGCTGTCAGCTGCGGGGGTGGTAAGGTTCTAGAGGGCGGTGGTGGTAGGCTTCTGCGCGAGGAGGGGTCCATGTTTGCGGAGGAAGGGGTCGTGTTCGTAGTTGTGTTTGTATGTGTATTCGGGGAAGGAGGCACTGAGGGCTGACGAAACGGGACGGACGAGTCGCGAAACGAGGGGATGGATTGGCGGATAACGGAGTATTCATGGGAGGGGCCTTTGATCCCATTCTGCGCCATACGAGCCGGAGTAGGAGGTTTCAAGGTGAGCAGCATGATAGAGACGGGTGTAAGCTCCAATGATGTGCTATCAAGTGCTGTCCATGATCAACAAGAACGAACATCAATGAATTGTCATCAATATCATATGCGGCCAGTCGTCATTGCTATCATCATATCATtacaagaagaaagagaaagaaaacaacGCTGGATGCAAAAATGAGAGAAGCCAAAAAGGACAAAAATAAGAAAATCGAAGCCTAGAAAGACGAGACGGAGAGGGGATTTCCCGATCGGGCAAAGTCCCAAACAGGAAGGGGTTAAGCGCCGCTTACCACATCGGGACAGTCTCCACTCCCCGCTAACCGCATCAGGAAGCCCACTAAGCGCAGAGGGGAAGCCAGGAACGACTTCCCACACAGCATAAATTCAAGGCTGCACTGCATATTAAGATAACACATCGCACTCTATATCCTCACCAAGCCTCcaggaaaggagaagaaacgaAAAAGGAAATACCGAGGTTCCCCGACAGCCAGAAACATCGGTGGACCGGCCCCAAAACGCCCATTGCGTGGACCGATGCCTGGAGCTGACGACGAGAGTGGATTAACCTCGCTAATAAGATAAGAATTCCCCCGACCCAAAGTCTATGCACTGTAAGCAATCCTAATTTCTTCGGCTCGGACCGATTGTTCAGTGAAAGTACGAAAAGCACGGAGAAGAATGGACAATGCGGCTAGTTCTCCGTGGTTGCTTGTGCTGGATGGCCCCACGGCTGCGCGTCCTGGAAATCGTCCGGATTAGGAACGGGACAGATCCCTAAAACAAGGGCGAGTCACGCATGTGCTCAATACGGACGGATTGAGGTCTATCATGATTCATTGAGATTTTCCTACCTTAACAGTAGATAAATACATCCAAAAAGAAGCAAGGTCAAGCAAGATATGCCTTTTGTCGTCCCAAAGTACATACGACAAAATACTCCCAAAGCAAACCCTTCTACATGCACATACATACAAATCTCCTTCCCGGGTATCACTTGCTTAGATATCACTTGCACAGTTAACTCCCACTCTACCAGAAAGAAATCAGGCTTCCCGATCAAACCGACTCAGCACTTCCGGCGGAACAGTAGGAATATACTTCCTTGCGCGCTCACGATTCGTCCCGCCCCATCCAGCACCATAACTTATCAACATATCCGTGCTGGTAGGCAAGGAGAAGGGAAGCGTCATGGACGGGTCCAAAAACAGCTCGGTGGTGCTGCGGTCGTCGAATCGTGCCGCCGTCCCTGATCGTATCGAGCCTGGCGAAGCCATGCTTCTTGCTGCAGGTGAGCCGTGCCCTTGCGGCGTATCTTTTGGTGGAGGTGTTTGAGGACGCGATTGTCCGTCCGTTGTTGTGGGAGCCGACTGTGTAGCAGCGCCTTCAGCAGCCTTAGCTTTGTTCTCTTGGATCTTTTCCTGTTCCCGGAATAGCAGGTCATAGTCCCGTTGGAGATCGATGAGGAATCGCATTGCCGGCTTGGTAAGGCCCTTCTCGCCCACTTCAGGTCGATACGATTTGACCGTATGAAGAAGCTGCGCTGGTGTCAGCTGTTGCAGTTGCAGCAAAGTCGTCACGAGCGATTCGAAGTCGTCGCCCAGCGACGAGAAACACTGCAGCCACTGCAGGAGCTGAATCACAGGAGCCAGATGCCGCCGCGCTGCGTCCATGGTGCTTTCGCCAGTACACGTTGTCGACCCATTCTCATAATGTTCCGGTTGGCGGTTGTTAGCCCTCGCCCAGTCCTCCAGTGCTGAGATGTTCATCCGAATCTGCATCGCTTTCGTCCGTGCCAGGTATCGCTTCGTGGTCATGATACGGTTGAAGATCTCCGCACTGACCCAGTAAAGCAGCTGCGACAGAATCTGCGTCGTAATAACCGAATGCACATCATATAAGTCAAGCACAAACAGCGTCGACGACAGCAGCGACGTAATATTGCGCGGGGAGATTTGGGCTCGCCGCCGCGGTGACGGGGGTCGAAAGCGCTTTTCCGCCGGTTCTGGCGGTTTAGCCTTGGACTTGCCCCGGAAGAGCTTCCACTCATTTTGAAAATGTACGTCTTCGAGACCGGGAATCGTCTCATGGTCCAGCATGGCAGGTTCCAGCACCTTGTTCATCCGACGCTCAGCGTCCCGGATAATCAGGATGAAGATCTCATTGATCAATTCCGCCAGGTGCTGCTGGAAATCCACGGTAGCTTCCATCAACCCAGTATCTTTCTTCAGGTaatgcagcagcagcgtCGCGTTCGACATCCAAAATGCCAGTATCGTCATATCCCATTGATGGCGCTCCACCACGTCGTTAATCTTTTCAGTAGCCGACACCAACAGTTGCTCCAGTAGTTCCTCGCTAGCGTGGTAATGGGCATATCGCGCACTGAGGAAGAGTAGGTTGGCTGGGACGGGTTTCTGAGAGGGTGATCGTTGGGGCGTCatgttggtgatgatgatatccaATATCCATTCCAACTCGTTATCCTGGAACACAAACATTTGATCGTGTAAACACTTGTCCCATACAAATTCTTGTTGATCCTCTTCGAGATCCGCGTCGTCGGCAGACTATGAAGAACATATAAGTTAGACTAGCATATCCATAGTCGAATGAGAACAACTCACATCAAGCTTCTCGTCAAGCCCAAGACTAGACAGATCAACCTCCAAGTTAATAGCACTCTCTTCCATCATCATGCGCCGTTTCATCCCAATTTCCGCAATTTCCTCTTCAAACCGGCTATGCCCAAATCCAGAATCGTAGAAATCGTCGTCAACCGCGCTTCCAAAATGGTATCCATTTTCATTCAGATACTCAGAAATCTCGCTTCCCGGCTGCGCGAAATCGAAAGCCGTCCCACCAGATGACGACTTGATATCCGGCGACGCTCCATGATCCAAAAGAATCTTCGCGATGGTTTTATGTCGGTTCGTCATTGCCCACATCAACGCGCTCCACTGATTGCGATCCTGCTGGTCGACATGCGCGCCGGCGTCCAAAAGCTCCGAAACAACGTCTTGGTGTCCCTGTCACACAATTAGCCAAAAGAACCAAAACACTCAGGAAGGAGATGGGGGTGGGGGTTGTATACAAAACAACTAGCATAAATCAACGGCACTGTTCCCTCCTCATCCGGCATATTCACATCCACAAACTCCCTCGCCTTCCCATTCAACAACTTCCTCACCCGCTCTACATCCCCATTACTCGCCGCCATGTTCAAACCCCGCTGTAGgatatccttcttctccgaaTCTTTCAGCTTCTCAT from Aspergillus chevalieri M1 DNA, chromosome 2, nearly complete sequence includes:
- a CDS encoding DIL and Ankyrin domain protein (COG:F;~EggNog:ENOG410PI9B;~InterPro:IPR002110,IPR037986,IPR036770,IPR020683, IPR002710;~PFAM:PF01843,PF12796,PF00023,PF13857;~go_function: GO:0005515 - protein binding [Evidence IEA]), with the protein product MCPPSCITPTTTGVDTATAYPLPTMDNETRAASSSLDFGRDENNLNTDDDNNDDLGVPNKRHTLTTTLPDDLPKSLDDRRSVPVFPQETEIYDAWMGQSQFLTTPVAAKPLTFNLALDDHSHDDEHNLQAQYGRGMLDVDKDVEDTARLEDSDARLMEMLAAQAAHREVDSLGADEDSIADDEKLKDSEKKDILQRGLNMAASNGDVERVRKLLNGKAREFVDVNMPDEEGTVPLIYASCFGHQDVVSELLDAGAHVDQQDRNQWSALMWAMTNRHKTIAKILLDHGASPDIKSSSGGTAFDFAQPGSEISEYLNENGYHFGSAVDDDFYDSGFGHSRFEEEIAEIGMKRRMMMEESAINLEVDLSSLGLDEKLDSADDADLEEDQQEFVWDKCLHDQMFVFQDNELEWILDIIITNMTPQRSPSQKPVPANLLFLSARYAHYHASEELLEQLLVSATEKINDVVERHQWDMTILAFWMSNATLLLHYLKKDTGLMEATVDFQQHLAELINEIFILIIRDAERRMNKVLEPAMLDHETIPGLEDVHFQNEWKLFRGKSKAKPPEPAEKRFRPPSPRRRAQISPRNITSLLSSTLFVLDLYDVHSVITTQILSQLLYWVSAEIFNRIMTTKRYLARTKAMQIRMNISALEDWARANNRQPEHYENGSTTCTGESTMDAARRHLAPVIQLLQWLQCFSSLGDDFESLVTTLLQLQQLTPAQLLHTVKSYRPEVGEKGLTKPAMRFLIDLQRDYDLLFREQEKIQENKAKAAEGAATQSAPTTTDGQSRPQTPPPKDTPQGHGSPAARSMASPGSIRSGTAARFDDRSTTELFLDPSMTLPFSLPTSTDMLISYGAGWGGTNRERARKYIPTVPPEVLSRFDREA